From Natrinema amylolyticum, the proteins below share one genomic window:
- a CDS encoding MATE family efflux transporter — translation MSFDEESSGGLTDGPLVRPMVRLAWPLVVIQLLQVAYNVGDTFWLGALSPDAVGAVSLAFPLLFLLIAIGGGFTTAGAILIAQHTGAKSGDAGLIAGQTLSFVSLVAIALSALGFVATEPMLAALPADAETQAAIIPLAAEYLRVFFLGLPFLFGFFVFVALMRGYGSTRAPMRVMLVSVVINLVIDPLFIFGVGPFPRLEVQGAAVATLISRGIATAIGFYLLYYTDVGPDIRAAHLRPRREYVAKITRLGIPTALEQSMTALALVAMTAMVVTFPPAVVAAYGLGNRLISLAFLPALGMGQATDTIVGQNLGAGKPDRAARAVRIAAGVIGAVMFTAGVFAFLFPRPFVSVFVTADAAGKAATIDYGVTYLRFAAVGFAFMGVLQVIQGAFRGAGNTKTALAFAVLGLWIVRVPVTYYLLFVANWGPTGIWTGVVIGDVVGAIAAIAWFTRGTWKESLVEADERDERAADGPTGAAETESTAE, via the coding sequence ATGTCGTTCGACGAGGAGTCAAGCGGTGGCCTTACCGACGGCCCTCTCGTTCGGCCGATGGTCCGGCTGGCGTGGCCGCTGGTGGTCATTCAGCTGTTACAGGTCGCCTACAACGTCGGTGATACCTTCTGGCTGGGCGCGCTCTCGCCCGACGCGGTGGGGGCGGTGAGCCTCGCCTTTCCGCTGCTCTTTCTCCTGATCGCGATCGGCGGCGGATTCACGACCGCCGGGGCGATCCTGATCGCCCAGCACACCGGCGCGAAGAGCGGTGACGCGGGATTGATCGCCGGCCAGACGCTGTCGTTCGTTTCGTTGGTCGCCATCGCACTGAGCGCCCTCGGGTTCGTCGCGACCGAACCGATGCTCGCCGCGTTGCCAGCAGACGCCGAGACCCAGGCCGCGATCATTCCGCTCGCCGCCGAGTACCTGCGCGTGTTCTTCCTCGGACTCCCCTTCCTCTTCGGCTTCTTCGTCTTCGTCGCGCTCATGCGCGGCTACGGCAGCACGCGCGCACCGATGCGCGTGATGCTCGTCAGCGTCGTCATCAACCTCGTGATCGATCCGCTGTTCATCTTCGGCGTCGGGCCGTTCCCCCGCCTCGAGGTACAGGGCGCCGCTGTCGCGACGCTCATCTCGCGGGGGATCGCGACGGCTATCGGCTTCTACCTGCTGTACTACACCGACGTGGGCCCGGACATCCGAGCGGCTCACCTCCGGCCGCGACGCGAGTACGTCGCGAAGATCACGCGCCTGGGGATTCCGACGGCGCTCGAGCAGTCGATGACGGCGCTGGCGCTGGTCGCGATGACGGCGATGGTCGTCACCTTCCCGCCGGCGGTGGTCGCGGCCTACGGGCTGGGGAACCGGTTGATCTCGCTCGCCTTTCTCCCGGCGCTGGGAATGGGGCAGGCGACGGACACGATCGTCGGCCAGAATCTGGGCGCGGGCAAACCCGACCGAGCGGCGAGAGCGGTCCGGATCGCCGCCGGCGTGATCGGGGCGGTCATGTTCACTGCCGGTGTGTTCGCGTTCCTCTTTCCGAGGCCGTTCGTCTCGGTGTTCGTCACCGCGGACGCGGCGGGCAAAGCGGCGACGATCGACTACGGCGTGACCTACCTCCGATTCGCCGCGGTGGGATTCGCCTTCATGGGCGTCTTGCAGGTGATTCAGGGCGCGTTCCGCGGCGCTGGCAACACGAAGACCGCGCTCGCGTTCGCGGTACTCGGGCTCTGGATCGTCCGCGTTCCCGTCACCTACTATCTGCTCTTCGTCGCGAACTGGGGGCCGACGGGTATCTGGACGGGTGTCGTGATCGGTGACGTCGTCGGTGCCATCGCTGCCATCGCGTGGTTCACGCGCGGCACGTGGAAGGAGTCGCTGGTCGAAGCGGACGAGAGAGACGAGAGGGCGGCGGACGGACCGACGGGAGCGGCCGAGACCGAGTCGACCGCTGAATGA
- a CDS encoding phosphoribosyltransferase — translation MSDLPDDFDCTITNWEYIYGLCRDVADDVRDDEFEPDVVVALARGGWFAGRCLCDFLGLDDLTSLKMEHYVGTAEMSGEPTVRYPMPEGSVEDKDVLIIDDIADTGGSIQRAYEYVDDRDAGEVRTATLQLLGTSEFRPDYVGERLEEWTWVVYPWNFIEDMVDLISSAMEKAEQESFTIEAIRRYLTEHHGIERIEMEIAQPDRLSEVLNEMERRDVLESVGDDEWALVGE, via the coding sequence ATGTCCGATCTACCGGACGATTTCGACTGTACGATAACCAACTGGGAGTACATTTACGGCCTGTGCCGAGACGTCGCCGACGACGTGCGCGACGACGAGTTCGAACCGGACGTCGTCGTCGCCTTGGCCCGGGGCGGCTGGTTCGCCGGCCGATGTCTCTGTGACTTCCTCGGCCTCGACGACCTGACGAGCCTGAAGATGGAACACTACGTCGGTACCGCCGAGATGTCCGGCGAGCCGACCGTCCGCTACCCGATGCCCGAGGGCAGCGTCGAGGACAAGGACGTCCTCATTATCGACGACATCGCCGACACCGGCGGCTCGATTCAGCGGGCCTACGAGTACGTCGACGACCGCGACGCCGGCGAGGTCCGCACGGCGACGCTCCAGTTGCTCGGCACCAGCGAGTTCCGGCCCGACTACGTCGGCGAACGCCTCGAGGAGTGGACCTGGGTCGTCTACCCGTGGAACTTCATCGAGGATATGGTCGATCTGATCTCGAGTGCGATGGAGAAAGCGGAGCAGGAGAGCTTCACGATCGAGGCGATCCGCCGCTACCTCACCGAACACCACGGCATCGAACGCATCGAGATGGAGATCGCCCAGCCCGACCGGCTGTCCGAGGTCCTGAACGAGATGGAACGGCGCGACGTGCTCGAGTCGGTCGGCGACGACGAGTGGGCGCTCGTCGGCGAATAA
- the thiC gene encoding phosphomethylpyrimidine synthase ThiC, with protein MAQTQIQAAREGTVTPEMERVAERENRDPEFVREQVAEGQAVIPANVNHDALDAMIIGREFATKVNANIGNSETTSDLETELEKLHTAVHYGADTVMDLGTGSDLDEIREAHVEHSPVPLGTVPLYEAVKQAGSPEEITTDLLLEIVEKQAKQGVDYMTIHAGILAEHLPLTDGRKTGIVSRGGSIMAKWMEENGEQNPFYQIFPEICEIFAEHDVTFSLGDSLRPGCLADACDEAQYAELDTLGELTRVGWDHGVQVMVEGPGHVPMHKVAENVERQQEVCDGAPFYVLGPLVTDIAPGYDHITSAIGAAMAAQAGAAMLCYVTPKEHLGLPEEEDVRDGLAAYRIAAHAGDVGNERPGARDWDDALSEARYEFDWREQFDLALDPDRARSFHDQTLPGDNYKEARFCSMCGAEFCSMRIDQDAREDGEMEAIEGEERTDLEASPAAEVNRPPVGTHESGALPPMADHESGDPLEEPGDD; from the coding sequence ATGGCGCAGACTCAGATTCAGGCCGCCCGCGAGGGGACGGTGACGCCCGAGATGGAACGCGTTGCCGAACGAGAGAACCGAGATCCGGAGTTCGTCCGCGAGCAGGTCGCCGAGGGGCAGGCCGTGATTCCGGCGAACGTCAACCACGACGCGCTCGACGCGATGATCATCGGTCGCGAGTTCGCGACGAAGGTCAACGCCAACATCGGCAACAGCGAGACCACCAGCGACCTCGAGACGGAACTCGAGAAGCTCCACACCGCGGTCCACTACGGCGCGGACACGGTGATGGATCTCGGGACCGGCAGCGATCTCGACGAGATCCGCGAGGCACACGTCGAGCACTCACCGGTGCCGCTGGGCACGGTGCCGCTGTACGAGGCGGTCAAGCAGGCCGGCAGCCCCGAGGAGATCACGACGGACCTGCTGCTCGAGATCGTCGAGAAGCAGGCGAAACAGGGCGTCGACTACATGACGATCCACGCGGGGATCCTCGCCGAACACCTGCCGCTGACCGACGGGCGGAAGACGGGGATCGTCTCGCGGGGCGGCTCGATCATGGCCAAGTGGATGGAGGAGAACGGCGAACAGAACCCGTTCTATCAGATCTTCCCGGAGATCTGTGAGATTTTCGCCGAGCACGACGTGACGTTCAGTCTGGGCGATAGTCTGCGACCCGGCTGTCTGGCCGACGCCTGCGACGAGGCTCAGTACGCCGAACTCGACACCCTGGGCGAACTGACTCGCGTCGGCTGGGACCACGGCGTGCAGGTGATGGTCGAGGGGCCGGGCCACGTCCCGATGCACAAGGTCGCGGAGAACGTCGAGCGCCAGCAGGAGGTCTGTGACGGCGCGCCGTTCTACGTCCTCGGGCCGCTGGTGACCGACATCGCGCCGGGCTACGATCACATCACGAGCGCCATCGGTGCCGCGATGGCGGCCCAGGCCGGCGCGGCGATGCTGTGTTACGTCACCCCGAAGGAACACCTCGGCCTCCCCGAGGAGGAAGACGTCCGCGACGGGCTCGCGGCCTACCGGATCGCCGCCCACGCCGGCGACGTGGGCAACGAACGACCCGGCGCTCGCGACTGGGACGACGCCCTCTCGGAAGCGCGCTACGAGTTCGACTGGCGCGAACAGTTCGACCTCGCGCTCGATCCCGATCGGGCCCGATCGTTCCACGACCAGACCCTGCCCGGAGACAACTACAAGGAAGCCCGCTTCTGCTCGATGTGCGGGGCCGAGTTCTGCTCGATGCGGATCGATCAGGACGCGCGCGAAGACGGCGAGATGGAGGCGATCGAGGGCGAGGAGCGCACCGACCTCGAGGCCTCGCCGGCCGCGGAAGTCAACCGGCCGCCCGTGGGAACCCACGAGTCGGGCGCGTTGCCGCCGATGGCCGATCACGAGAGTGGTGACCCGCTCGAGGAACCGGGAGACGACTGA
- a CDS encoding alpha/beta hydrolase family protein: MAPRRRTVLAAVSTATASAAAGCADLLADTTEEDGSDPETARDAATAFVEDLANDRFDAASERFVAAERNRRGDPGRLERFWMGYGSVSGGFEEIVETTEKSGTNATAIDATLSFARGEHDCRVVVDGQSRLVDCGVTDEYERPSYVDSSAVATEDVSLAVEGCSLPGTVATPADGGDVPGVVLVHDSGPVTRDTARGGTQAFTDLAEGLATRGVATLRYDKRLPACDVSPGEYTLDRVTVDDALVAIEELRATEGVDPDRIVVVGHGLGGRAAPRIAARDGDLAGVVGLAAPARPFHELTLEQLEHKVSVGDHEWADLVTVYETWTDEIERVRSGAYEPTETLLGKPGAFWDSLAAYDHFGTAAEIDAPRYFLQGTRDFQVSVADDLERWRTELDDADATFETYDELDHLFMPGEEPSVEFAYAVRNNVAEDVVGDLADWIDGL; the protein is encoded by the coding sequence ATGGCACCCCGACGACGGACCGTACTGGCGGCGGTATCGACGGCGACGGCGTCGGCAGCGGCCGGCTGTGCCGATCTGCTCGCCGACACGACGGAGGAAGACGGAAGCGATCCGGAGACCGCGCGAGACGCGGCGACGGCGTTCGTCGAGGACCTCGCGAACGATCGGTTCGACGCGGCCAGCGAGCGATTCGTCGCGGCCGAACGGAACCGACGCGGCGACCCTGGCCGCCTCGAGCGATTCTGGATGGGATACGGTTCTGTCAGCGGAGGCTTCGAGGAGATCGTCGAGACGACCGAGAAGTCGGGAACTAACGCCACCGCGATCGACGCGACGCTCTCGTTCGCCCGCGGCGAGCACGACTGTCGCGTCGTCGTCGACGGACAGTCGCGACTCGTCGACTGCGGCGTCACCGACGAGTACGAACGGCCGTCGTACGTCGACTCGAGCGCGGTCGCGACCGAGGACGTCAGCCTCGCGGTCGAGGGCTGTTCGCTGCCGGGAACCGTCGCGACGCCCGCGGACGGCGGCGACGTTCCCGGAGTCGTCCTCGTCCACGACTCCGGACCGGTGACTCGAGACACCGCCCGCGGCGGGACGCAGGCGTTTACGGATCTCGCCGAGGGGCTCGCGACGCGGGGCGTCGCGACCCTCCGGTACGACAAGCGCCTGCCTGCATGTGATGTCTCTCCCGGCGAATACACGCTCGATCGCGTCACCGTCGACGACGCGCTGGTCGCGATTGAGGAACTCCGGGCGACCGAGGGCGTCGACCCGGATCGGATCGTCGTCGTCGGGCACGGCCTCGGCGGCCGGGCGGCACCGAGGATCGCCGCTCGAGACGGCGACCTCGCCGGCGTCGTCGGCCTCGCCGCGCCGGCGCGACCGTTTCACGAACTGACGCTCGAACAGCTCGAGCACAAGGTGTCGGTCGGCGACCACGAGTGGGCGGACCTGGTGACCGTCTACGAGACCTGGACTGACGAGATCGAACGGGTCCGATCGGGAGCGTACGAGCCGACCGAAACGTTGCTGGGCAAACCGGGCGCGTTCTGGGACAGTCTCGCCGCGTACGACCACTTCGGGACTGCGGCGGAGATCGACGCGCCGCGTTACTTCCTGCAGGGGACCCGCGACTTCCAGGTCAGCGTCGCCGACGACCTCGAGCGGTGGCGGACCGAACTCGACGACGCGGACGCGACGTTCGAGACGTACGACGAGCTCGACCACCTGTTCATGCCGGGCGAGGAACCGTCCGTGGAGTTCGCGTACGCCGTCCGGAACAACGTCGCTGAGGACGTCGTCGGCGATCTCGCGGACTGGATCGACGGGCTCTGA
- a CDS encoding PhzF family phenazine biosynthesis protein has protein sequence METTRIVQVDAFTDEPHTGNPAGVVPDADGLSSDQMQAIAAEMAVSETAFLRSSETADRRIRYFTPTQEVDLCGHATIGAFAHLRDEGLEPGVTTLETNVGTLEIEVEDDGTVWMTQDEPTIREVDVGYDRVADALGVDRAALEGASDDIPLAVASTGLPFLIAPITYLSDVGDADPDAAAIEALTDDVDATGVYLFTFDALEAESTVHGRMFAPGAGVPEDPVTGTASGAVSAYLDRFGAFDGDLPEELRLEQGHYVDRPGIVRVRLDDAVRVGGRGVTVLDGSLVVPEPDDDEILEA, from the coding sequence ATGGAGACCACTCGGATCGTACAGGTCGACGCGTTCACCGACGAACCGCACACGGGGAATCCGGCGGGCGTCGTCCCGGACGCGGACGGCCTCTCGAGCGACCAGATGCAGGCGATCGCCGCGGAGATGGCCGTCAGCGAGACCGCCTTCCTCCGCTCGAGCGAGACCGCCGACCGTCGAATCCGCTACTTCACCCCGACGCAGGAGGTCGACCTCTGCGGCCACGCGACGATCGGCGCCTTCGCCCACCTTCGCGACGAGGGCCTCGAGCCCGGTGTGACGACCCTCGAGACGAACGTCGGCACGCTCGAGATCGAGGTCGAGGACGACGGCACGGTCTGGATGACACAGGACGAGCCGACGATCCGCGAGGTCGACGTCGGCTACGACCGCGTGGCCGACGCCCTCGGGGTGGATCGGGCCGCGCTCGAGGGCGCGAGCGACGACATTCCGCTCGCGGTGGCCTCGACCGGCCTCCCGTTCCTGATCGCCCCGATCACGTACCTCTCGGACGTCGGCGACGCCGACCCGGACGCGGCGGCGATCGAAGCGCTCACCGACGATGTCGACGCGACGGGCGTCTATCTCTTCACGTTCGACGCGCTCGAGGCTGAGTCGACGGTCCACGGGCGGATGTTCGCGCCGGGGGCCGGCGTCCCGGAGGACCCCGTCACCGGCACCGCGAGCGGGGCCGTCAGCGCGTATCTCGACCGCTTCGGCGCGTTCGACGGCGATCTGCCCGAGGAACTCCGGCTCGAGCAGGGCCACTACGTCGACCGGCCGGGGATCGTTCGCGTTCGCCTCGACGACGCGGTTCGGGTCGGCGGCCGCGGCGTGACCGTCCTCGACGGCTCGCTGGTCGTCCCCGAGCCCGACGACGACGAAATCCTCGAGGCCTGA